From the Thermodesulfobacteriota bacterium genome, the window GACCTTGCCCTTGAAGTCGTCGAGGGTGACCTTCTTACCGTCCACTCCCCTGATGCTGAACGGCGGGGCGTCGCTCGGACCGATCCTTTCAATGCCGACCTCGTCCCACAGGTCTTTTCCATTTTCCTCTTCCGCGGCCGGGACCGAGGGGGCAAGGAGCAGAAGCAGGCACAGGGAAACCAGGGCTAAGGTTGAAACTCCTCTCATGGGTCTCATCCGCCCCTCTTCGTTCTGTATGCCTCGGGCGGCTTCGCCCCGTTCTTGAGGAGGTCGCGGACCATCGACGTATAGCCGCGTCTCGACCAGTCCCTCGGCCCCATCACCTTTTCGGCTATTACCCCGTTCTGGTCTATTATGAAGGTCTCCGGGACCCCTGTGGTCTTGTACCTCTCCTTCATCCTGCCCTTCCTGTCGTGGAGGACGGGGAAGGTGAAGTTGCGCTTTTCAATAAACTCGCTGACCGCCTCCGGGCCTTTGCTGTCCACGCTCACGGCCAGCATCTCGAACGGCTGCCCCTTAAACTCATCGTAGAGTTCCTGCATGGAGGGCATCTCTTCCTCGCAGGGCTTGCACCACGTGGCCCAGAAGTTCAGGAATACCACCTTGCCGCGGTAGTCGCTGAGGGTCACCTCCCCGCCGCCGAGGTCCGGCAGGGTGAACTCTATGGCCTTGGTTCCGGCAACCACGGGCACGAACTGCTGCCTCTGACCCAATACCGCCAAAGAGACCCCCACCACGGCCACCGCCACTATGACAACCGCAGCCGGGCTAAAGGAACCTTTTTTTCCGTTTTCCGTTTTTTCCTTTTCTTCCATTTTCCCCTATAGATACTTTTTAGACTTTTTAAACTTTAAACTTCTTAAACTATCCTTTATCCATATGCGTGGAGTCCGGGCAGCACGAAGCTTACGCCCCAGTAGAGGAATATAACCGCCATGAAGCCGACAACCGAGAGGTAGGCCGCCCGCTTGCCAGTCCAGCCGCGCGTGACCCTCGCGTGCAGATAGGCCGCGTATATGAACCATGTTATGAGCGACCAGGTCTCCTTGGGGTCCCAGCTCCAGTAGGAGCCCCATGCGTAGTTCGCCCAGATGGCGCCGGAGACTATGCCCACGAACAGGAAAGGAAAGCCCCAGGCTATGGCCCTGTAGCTCAATTCGTCCAGTATCCTCGCGTCCGGGAACCCATCGACAAGATAACTCCATGTCTCGCCGATTACCCGGCTATACTCGGTCAAGAGCGCGAACAGCCCCAGAAATAACCAGGCACCTGCAAGGGCGTACTCAAAGTTCAAGAATATCGGCAGCTGCCCCAATTTGTACCACCTTATGAGTATAATCAGGATGTGGGTGGAAAAAAGCACAAGGGATAATATCCAGAGGAACCCGGTTTTGCGCTCCTTTATGAGGTACATTATACTGGCCCCGAAGGCTATGGCGAAGGCCGC encodes:
- a CDS encoding TlpA disulfide reductase family protein, coding for MEEKEKTENGKKGSFSPAAVVIVAVAVVGVSLAVLGQRQQFVPVVAGTKAIEFTLPDLGGGEVTLSDYRGKVVFLNFWATWCKPCEEEMPSMQELYDEFKGQPFEMLAVSVDSKGPEAVSEFIEKRNFTFPVLHDRKGRMKERYKTTGVPETFIIDQNGVIAEKVMGPRDWSRRGYTSMVRDLLKNGAKPPEAYRTKRGG
- the ccsA gene encoding cytochrome c biogenesis protein CcsA, giving the protein MAFLSMLSASLLPYRFKSSGPLNPALQSKWKWLVNLFEKVGMEKYAIGWLDFHVFTTFIGYAAFAIAFGASIMYLIKERKTGFLWILSLVLFSTHILIILIRWYKLGQLPIFLNFEYALAGAWLFLGLFALLTEYSRVIGETWSYLVDGFPDARILDELSYRAIAWGFPFLFVGIVSGAIWANYAWGSYWSWDPKETWSLITWFIYAAYLHARVTRGWTGKRAAYLSVVGFMAVIFLYWGVSFVLPGLHAYG